In Priestia megaterium NBRC 15308 = ATCC 14581, the following proteins share a genomic window:
- a CDS encoding alpha/beta fold hydrolase, which produces MNEEIIKIDNVEICTESFGNPKNPAVLLIMGAMSSLDWWDEDFCLRLAEHERFVIRYDHRDLGRSTTYPPGTSNYTITDMADDAIGVLDAYSIDKAHIVGMSLGGMIGQILALRYPDRIDSLTLIASSVFGTEAEKLPPMDQQILDYHTKSTSIDWSNQEETVPYLAGGWKILSGTKPYEEKRMYKLAEREAARAKQLPSRFNHALLQGGGQYYDRLSEINIPTLIIHGTEDPALPYEHGLALAKAIAHANLIALERTGHEVHSEDWEQIIKSIVEISS; this is translated from the coding sequence ATGAATGAAGAGATAATAAAAATTGATAACGTTGAGATTTGTACAGAAAGTTTTGGAAACCCCAAGAATCCTGCTGTACTTTTAATAATGGGAGCAATGTCTTCGTTAGATTGGTGGGATGAAGACTTCTGTCTTCGCCTCGCTGAACATGAGAGATTTGTTATTCGTTACGACCATCGTGATTTAGGGCGATCTACCACTTATCCACCCGGTACGTCTAACTATACAATAACGGATATGGCTGACGATGCAATTGGTGTTTTAGATGCTTACTCTATAGACAAAGCTCATATTGTGGGAATGTCTTTGGGCGGGATGATAGGACAAATCCTTGCTCTTAGATATCCGGATCGCATAGACTCCCTTACTTTAATTGCATCAAGCGTATTTGGAACGGAGGCGGAAAAATTGCCCCCAATGGATCAGCAGATACTTGATTACCACACGAAGAGCACTTCCATAGACTGGTCAAATCAAGAGGAAACCGTTCCCTACCTTGCAGGTGGATGGAAAATTTTAAGTGGAACAAAACCTTATGAAGAGAAAAGAATGTATAAGCTAGCAGAAAGAGAAGCTGCCCGTGCTAAACAGCTGCCGAGTAGATTTAATCATGCTTTGCTTCAAGGAGGCGGACAATATTATGACAGGCTGAGTGAAATTAACATACCTACACTGATTATTCATGGAACAGAAGATCCGGCACTCCCATACGAACATGGACTTGCTCTTGCAAAAGCTATTGCTCATGCTAATCTAATAGCTCTTGAGCGTACAGGACATGAAGTCCATAGTGAAGACTGGGAACAAATCATCAAATCAATTGTAGAGATTAGCTCCTAA
- a CDS encoding Ger(x)C family spore germination protein, producing MKTYLSLLWIAAICLCVSGCSNYRELNQIGVIIGLGIDENENLEQPYKVTYQIINPSGLSQGSSSGGQGLPVINYTVTAKTLVEALKKASIVIPREHITSHLSLIIIGEKLARNDLSLLFDALDRGKQARTSIPVFIARDGTAEKLLGVIEPFEVTPVKSILSTSQNNQKMYGIVSNVQAYEVISMLLSEGKDLSLPGISINKPSQKAEEAGNLENTSPSAMQVKGLAMFRKGKLVRWLDGDEARSVQLVTSEVKSTALVFPCNINENITVTATGIKGQIKTAIRRGQPFIHTDLNVVGEITETSCQKDLNNPKVLKELEKEVQKELQKEITKTIRIAQKEKADIFGFGDSLSRTNPSYWRQHKQNWENLFSSAKVSMNVNVSIVNTGMRTNPYEVN from the coding sequence ATGAAAACTTATCTTTCGCTTTTATGGATCGCTGCCATTTGTTTATGCGTTTCAGGATGTTCGAATTACCGAGAATTAAACCAAATAGGAGTTATTATAGGATTGGGAATTGATGAGAACGAAAATTTGGAACAACCTTATAAAGTAACCTATCAGATCATTAATCCAAGTGGTTTATCACAGGGCAGTTCGTCAGGAGGACAGGGTCTTCCTGTCATTAACTACACAGTAACTGCCAAAACACTAGTAGAGGCATTAAAAAAAGCCTCCATCGTCATTCCAAGAGAACATATTACTTCACATCTTTCGCTTATCATTATAGGTGAAAAATTAGCAAGAAATGACCTTAGCTTATTATTTGATGCTTTGGATCGAGGCAAACAAGCTCGTACAAGTATTCCAGTTTTTATTGCACGTGATGGGACTGCTGAGAAATTGCTCGGTGTGATTGAACCTTTTGAGGTTACTCCAGTCAAAAGTATCCTAAGTACCAGCCAGAATAATCAAAAAATGTACGGAATAGTTAGTAATGTACAAGCATATGAAGTTATTTCTATGCTTTTGAGTGAGGGAAAAGATCTATCTCTTCCTGGAATCAGCATTAACAAGCCCTCTCAGAAGGCAGAAGAAGCAGGCAATTTAGAGAATACCAGCCCAAGTGCTATGCAGGTAAAAGGATTAGCCATGTTTAGAAAAGGAAAATTAGTTCGATGGCTAGATGGCGATGAGGCTCGATCTGTTCAACTTGTTACGTCTGAAGTGAAAAGCACAGCCCTTGTTTTCCCTTGTAATATAAATGAGAATATCACAGTTACAGCGACTGGAATAAAAGGCCAAATAAAAACAGCAATCCGCCGTGGACAACCTTTCATTCATACAGATTTGAACGTCGTGGGAGAAATTACGGAAACATCATGCCAAAAAGATTTAAACAACCCTAAGGTATTGAAAGAATTGGAAAAAGAAGTACAAAAGGAATTACAAAAGGAAATCACAAAAACTATTCGCATCGCACAAAAAGAAAAGGCAGATATATTTGGCTTTGGTGATAGCTTGTCTCGAACCAACCCTAGTTATTGGCGTCAGCATAAACAGAATTGGGAGAATCTATTTTCAAGTGCGAAGGTATCGATGAATGTGAACGTCAGTATTGTAAATACCGGAATGCGGACAAATCCTTATGAAGTAAATTAG
- a CDS encoding GerAB/ArcD/ProY family transporter, translating into MMFIFILGSTLLLDIGKAARQDAWIVPLLATFFGCLLYLVYISLYKRYPNMPLTGYLIKIWGKYVRRRCYQLLLYYIFCLYCFQSTT; encoded by the coding sequence ATGATGTTTATCTTTATATTAGGCAGTACGCTGCTTTTAGATATCGGAAAGGCTGCTAGGCAAGATGCATGGATAGTCCCCCTTTTGGCTACTTTTTTTGGATGTTTACTGTATTTAGTCTATATCTCCTTATATAAGAGATACCCTAATATGCCTTTGACTGGCTACCTCATTAAAATCTGGGGTAAATACGTACGTAGGCGGTGCTATCAGCTTTTGTTATATTATATATTTTGTTTATATTGCTTCCAGAGTACTACGTGA
- a CDS encoding aminoglycoside phosphotransferase family protein, producing the protein MSSFEDEEVLTGGNVSNVYRSGDTVRRELKLDSHKFHKLLKHLENKGFSYAPKFLGIDEKGREVLSFIEGEAGNYPLKKYMWSDDVLIEIGKMLRLYHDSVSDFSFDDSWKSIDNTPKPFEILCHNDFAIYNIIFKHERPVGIIDFDVAGPGPRIWDIAYTLYTCVPLSRFYLSETGEKIYYNSLQHAQHINRRVKLFFESYGEELQEGYLEVVLLRLEGLCKTITRKASEGDSAFQKMIHQGHLEHYQNDIKFIREHRREWV; encoded by the coding sequence ATGTCAAGCTTTGAGGACGAAGAAGTGCTAACAGGAGGGAATGTCTCTAACGTTTATCGCTCGGGAGATACTGTACGACGAGAATTAAAATTAGATAGTCATAAATTTCATAAGCTATTAAAGCATTTAGAGAACAAAGGTTTTAGTTATGCACCAAAATTTTTAGGCATTGACGAAAAAGGAAGAGAGGTCTTATCATTTATTGAAGGTGAAGCTGGTAATTATCCCCTGAAGAAATATATGTGGTCTGATGATGTTTTAATAGAAATAGGGAAAATGCTCCGTCTTTATCATGATTCAGTGAGTGATTTTTCATTTGATGACAGCTGGAAATCAATAGATAACACTCCTAAACCATTTGAGATACTATGTCATAATGATTTTGCCATATACAACATCATTTTCAAGCACGAAAGACCAGTAGGCATCATTGATTTTGATGTTGCTGGGCCCGGTCCAAGAATTTGGGACATTGCTTATACTCTTTATACGTGCGTCCCTTTAAGTAGATTTTATCTTTCTGAAACAGGTGAGAAGATTTATTATAATTCATTGCAGCATGCTCAACATATAAACCGAAGAGTGAAATTATTTTTTGAATCATACGGCGAAGAATTACAAGAAGGTTATTTGGAAGTGGTATTGCTGCGATTAGAGGGGTTATGTAAAACAATTACAAGAAAAGCCAGTGAAGGCGACAGTGCGTTCCAAAAAATGATACACCAAGGGCATCTTGAACATTATCAAAATGATATTAAATTTATTCGTGAACATAGGAGAGAATGGGTTTAA
- a CDS encoding polysaccharide deacetylase family protein has protein sequence MEFMIFAIIFFILLYTVIPYFLSRGLGVNVVKRGRDLSKIAFTFDDGPNPIYTPILLDLLKKNEVKATFFVVGTKAKKYPELIQRMHNEGHLIGIHNYVHHSNWFMSPWKVRNGLNNTAKVIKSITGVTPIYYRPPWGMLNLFDFMRRGKYKIILWSIMAEDWRTSGGSEKIRQRLANIKGGDVILLHDCGNTLGAESEAPRNTINALKDVLKTVQTKGFTCVRVDELVEKL, from the coding sequence ATGGAGTTCATGATTTTTGCTATTATTTTTTTTATTTTATTATACACCGTTATTCCGTATTTCTTATCACGTGGTCTAGGAGTGAACGTAGTTAAAAGAGGAAGGGATTTATCTAAAATTGCTTTTACGTTTGATGATGGTCCGAACCCTATTTATACGCCGATACTTCTTGATTTATTGAAGAAAAATGAGGTGAAGGCAACCTTTTTTGTGGTCGGTACTAAAGCAAAAAAGTACCCTGAACTGATTCAGCGCATGCATAATGAAGGGCACTTAATCGGAATTCATAACTACGTACATCACTCCAACTGGTTTATGTCGCCTTGGAAAGTTAGAAATGGACTTAATAATACAGCCAAGGTGATTAAATCTATCACTGGAGTCACACCTATTTATTATCGCCCGCCTTGGGGAATGCTCAACCTTTTCGATTTTATGAGAAGAGGTAAATATAAGATTATTCTATGGTCAATCATGGCGGAAGATTGGCGAACCTCTGGCGGAAGCGAAAAGATTAGACAACGCCTAGCCAACATAAAAGGCGGGGATGTCATTTTGCTGCACGACTGCGGAAATACGCTCGGGGCAGAATCTGAAGCTCCAAGAAACACAATTAATGCGTTAAAAGATGTATTAAAAACAGTGCAAACAAAAGGATTCACTTGTGTCCGTGTTGATGAATTGGTAGAAAAGCTATAG
- a CDS encoding SDR family oxidoreductase, producing MKRLINKIAIVTGASRAKGIGTEICRELAREGADIFFTHWSKYDRLMDYFNEDDFKWSKHLMEEIRSLGVRCESMELDLSQPDAPRKLLDEVQNKLGSPSILVNNATHSVDVDFRSIDADMLDAHYNVNIRGTCLLTVEFARLIEGKHGGRIINMVSGQDKSPEPGNLAYVATKGAVSTFTKSVAIELAPLKITVNAVDPGPTNTGWMSSELKEELLSKFPMGRLGEPRDAAKLVIFLASEESEWITGQIIHSDGGFW from the coding sequence ATGAAGCGGTTAATAAATAAAATTGCGATTGTTACTGGTGCTAGTCGGGCAAAAGGTATTGGTACTGAAATATGCAGGGAATTAGCTAGAGAAGGCGCAGATATTTTTTTCACTCATTGGTCAAAGTATGATCGTTTAATGGATTATTTTAATGAGGATGATTTTAAATGGTCGAAACATCTTATGGAAGAGATTCGCAGTCTGGGAGTGCGATGTGAATCAATGGAATTGGATTTATCGCAACCCGATGCACCAAGAAAGTTGCTTGATGAAGTTCAAAACAAACTAGGTTCTCCATCAATCCTTGTAAATAATGCAACACATTCCGTGGACGTAGATTTTCGTTCTATAGATGCTGATATGCTTGATGCTCATTATAACGTGAATATTAGAGGGACATGTCTTTTGACTGTTGAGTTTGCACGTCTAATCGAAGGCAAGCATGGCGGTCGAATTATTAATATGGTTTCAGGTCAAGATAAGTCACCTGAGCCTGGGAATTTGGCTTATGTTGCAACAAAAGGGGCTGTGTCTACGTTTACTAAATCAGTTGCTATTGAATTAGCACCTCTTAAAATTACCGTTAATGCTGTAGATCCTGGACCAACTAACACTGGCTGGATGAGCAGTGAGTTAAAGGAAGAGCTACTGTCAAAGTTCCCAATGGGTCGACTTGGTGAGCCCCGGGATGCCGCAAAATTAGTTATCTTTTTAGCAAGTGAAGAATCAGAATGGATTACCGGACAAATTATTCACTCAGATGGAGGCTTTTGGTGA
- a CDS encoding DUF4825 domain-containing protein, whose amino-acid sequence MKYFKVLFCLILLILVGITGCSSKEEVTSINTVDVKDLKDHSGTYVGDNSNVVAIVRALPGGETFKEINLHNKTPKIMYGTKEDSLSEDEILKYWLDGKDTLEKNFLYNAIYLTILIPNAEGYSFKIDDQKFSVSRQEMKQFISKNIQTLPSSNELFDKENAQQFIDNNKEKINKAVKSATIREQFFKNVPIVKELRTNKEPYLRLFICFLFT is encoded by the coding sequence ATGAAATATTTTAAGGTGCTTTTTTGTTTGATCTTATTAATACTTGTAGGTATAACCGGCTGTTCTTCAAAAGAAGAAGTCACAAGCATTAACACTGTTGATGTAAAAGATCTTAAAGACCACAGTGGAACTTATGTTGGAGATAATTCTAACGTAGTAGCTATTGTAAGAGCATTGCCTGGAGGAGAAACGTTTAAAGAAATTAATTTACATAATAAAACACCAAAAATAATGTATGGTACTAAAGAGGACTCTTTATCAGAAGATGAAATATTAAAATATTGGCTCGACGGTAAGGATACACTAGAGAAAAACTTTCTTTATAATGCTATTTATTTAACGATACTAATACCTAATGCTGAAGGGTACAGTTTTAAAATAGATGATCAGAAATTCTCAGTATCTAGACAAGAAATGAAACAATTCATTTCCAAAAACATTCAAACTTTACCAAGTAGCAATGAGTTATTTGATAAAGAAAACGCACAGCAATTTATAGATAATAATAAAGAGAAGATTAATAAAGCAGTTAAATCGGCAACTATTCGAGAACAATTTTTTAAGAATGTTCCTATCGTAAAAGAATTAAGAACAAATAAAGAGCCTTATTTAAGGCTCTTTATTTGTTTTCTATTTACTTAA
- a CDS encoding alpha/beta fold hydrolase, with protein sequence MEMRVNQIELNGLTFQYREAGEASAPAIIALHALGMSAESWDEVAAVLGKEYRFLALDQRGHGGSERTGTYTFELMCDDLLQFVNAMNLKSFTLIGHSMGGTVSYLFSETFPERVDQLIVEDTPPPFTGEKFEIPAKAPGPLPFDWEVVPSILQQLNNPNPKWWESLTEIIAPTLVIGGGSSHIPQDKLQEVSKRIPNCKLVTIEGAGHEVHAGNLSAFLTAVKSFLDS encoded by the coding sequence TTGGAAATGAGAGTAAATCAAATCGAACTAAATGGTTTAACATTTCAATATCGAGAGGCGGGTGAAGCTTCGGCACCCGCCATTATTGCACTTCACGCTTTGGGAATGAGTGCAGAGTCTTGGGATGAAGTAGCAGCTGTATTAGGGAAGGAATATCGGTTTCTAGCTTTAGATCAGCGAGGGCACGGTGGAAGTGAGAGAACCGGCACCTATACGTTTGAACTTATGTGCGATGACTTGCTTCAGTTTGTAAATGCGATGAATTTGAAGAGCTTTACGTTGATTGGGCATTCTATGGGTGGTACGGTGTCCTATCTTTTTTCTGAAACATTTCCAGAAAGGGTAGATCAATTGATTGTTGAAGACACTCCTCCACCTTTTACAGGAGAAAAGTTCGAAATTCCTGCCAAAGCGCCTGGTCCTTTACCGTTTGACTGGGAGGTTGTACCTTCAATTCTTCAACAGTTAAATAACCCCAATCCTAAATGGTGGGAAAGTCTTACAGAGATAATTGCACCTACTCTCGTCATAGGAGGAGGATCCAGCCATATTCCTCAAGATAAATTGCAAGAAGTTTCTAAGCGCATTCCAAATTGTAAATTAGTAACGATAGAAGGGGCTGGACATGAGGTGCATGCAGGAAACTTATCCGCTTTTTTAACTGCTGTGAAAAGCTTCCTTGATTCGTGA
- a CDS encoding VTT domain-containing protein translates to MDFITSYINQYGYIVLFLALMLELLALPLPGELLMGYAGVLAFQGHLSWVGSILVAGMGSMVGMTIAYGVGYKLGTPFFDKYGKTLHMGPERIERMSKWFSVHGNKLLIIAYFLPVIRHITGYFSGITRLPFRTYALYAYSGSFLWVTTFITLGKLLGPQWEQFHHSIKKYFIIGMIVAVSLFVAIYIYKKFKVTIKKIAINCLKWIVNVFHTRKRAGLVFIFTALVTLGFILLMIGMTQDFIANEFGDFNKITSLLITALFNKDWNVPMRVFFTLGSRQVLVALIFFTLVWILWKGRDKKIELLSLVAVAGGGELYEESLRRIFHHFSPIRKSLIEHLSYTFPSEQSLMAFVIYGFAVFMLVRHSKRLWVPTLAPIAAILILLLIAISRLYLSIQYPSDIAAGYVFGGVWLGLNVLLLETFRLMKGINL, encoded by the coding sequence ATGGATTTTATCACATCTTATATAAATCAATACGGATATATCGTGCTGTTTCTAGCATTGATGCTGGAACTTCTTGCTCTTCCTCTTCCAGGGGAGCTGCTCATGGGCTACGCTGGGGTTCTTGCCTTTCAAGGACATTTGAGCTGGGTGGGAAGTATCTTGGTTGCCGGTATGGGCAGTATGGTTGGAATGACCATAGCCTACGGAGTTGGTTATAAGTTAGGGACTCCTTTTTTTGATAAATACGGAAAAACTCTTCATATGGGGCCAGAGCGAATTGAAAGAATGTCAAAATGGTTTAGTGTACATGGAAACAAACTGTTGATTATTGCTTATTTCCTCCCAGTTATTAGACATATTACAGGATATTTTTCAGGAATTACTCGGCTTCCTTTTCGTACGTATGCACTGTACGCCTATAGCGGATCATTTCTTTGGGTCACCACATTTATTACTCTAGGAAAGTTATTAGGACCTCAGTGGGAACAGTTTCATCATTCTATCAAGAAGTACTTTATCATTGGGATGATTGTAGCTGTAAGTTTGTTCGTTGCTATTTACATTTATAAAAAGTTCAAAGTAACGATTAAAAAGATAGCAATTAATTGTCTCAAGTGGATAGTAAATGTGTTTCATACGCGGAAACGGGCAGGGCTTGTTTTTATATTTACAGCATTAGTAACATTAGGGTTTATTCTGCTTATGATTGGAATGACGCAAGACTTTATCGCAAACGAGTTTGGAGATTTTAACAAAATAACGAGTCTATTAATAACAGCCCTTTTTAATAAAGATTGGAATGTACCAATGCGGGTATTTTTCACGCTGGGATCCAGGCAAGTTCTGGTAGCATTGATTTTCTTTACACTTGTATGGATTTTATGGAAAGGCAGAGATAAAAAAATTGAATTATTATCTCTGGTAGCTGTTGCAGGCGGCGGAGAGCTGTACGAAGAAAGTCTGAGACGAATTTTCCATCATTTCTCCCCTATTAGAAAGTCGTTAATAGAACACCTTTCATACACCTTTCCAAGCGAACAGTCTTTAATGGCTTTTGTTATTTATGGGTTTGCTGTGTTTATGCTGGTTCGACACTCTAAAAGATTATGGGTTCCTACATTAGCACCAATAGCAGCCATTCTTATTTTGTTGCTTATTGCGATTAGTCGTTTGTATCTCAGCATACAATATCCCAGCGATATTGCAGCAGGATATGTATTTGGAGGCGTATGGCTAGGGTTAAACGTTTTACTTCTTGAAACCTTCCGTCTTATGAAAGGTATTAATCTATAG
- a CDS encoding GNAT family N-acetyltransferase, with protein MRIINIREQVEYKDKAIEYIQSKWASKENLRLYEDCIIHSLKTNSCLPVWYLLEDKGEIIGCAGLITNDFISRMDLWPWVCALYIEESYRGKSLGEQLLLKLKENTKDAGFDNLYLCTNHVGYYEKYDFIYIGDGYHPWGSSSRIYRANLIKL; from the coding sequence ATGCGAATTATTAATATTAGAGAACAGGTAGAGTACAAAGATAAAGCTATTGAATATATTCAGAGTAAGTGGGCGAGTAAAGAGAATTTAAGACTTTATGAAGACTGTATTATACATAGCTTAAAGACAAATAGTTGTCTTCCAGTTTGGTACTTGTTAGAAGATAAAGGAGAAATTATCGGCTGTGCAGGGCTTATCACCAACGATTTTATAAGTCGAATGGATTTATGGCCCTGGGTGTGTGCTCTTTATATTGAAGAAAGTTATCGAGGTAAATCCTTAGGTGAGCAACTTCTTTTAAAGTTGAAAGAAAATACGAAAGATGCCGGATTTGATAATCTTTATTTATGCACTAACCACGTTGGATACTATGAAAAGTATGACTTTATATATATAGGTGATGGTTATCATCCATGGGGGAGTAGTTCAAGAATCTATAGGGCTAATTTAATTAAACTGTGA
- a CDS encoding MGDG synthase family glycosyltransferase: protein MNNREKDKYLILSATFGEGHKQVANAISEAVNEMVADAEPITMDIMEWIHPNLYPISHYIYKKSIKKFPQVYSFLYKKTRVKNSFSVKLNSIFLSGMQAVLKIIQEIKPKVVVSTYPFAAGIISRLKEQGLIDIPAVTIITDYTDHSYWIHPSTDQYVVGSARLRDQLIVLGVEANKIKNTGIPVRKRFMDVLPKDLLLDKYMINPNMFTLLIMGGGDGFFGKGISTFKALESISTPIQLFIVCGKNKKLKTQLEWELKGSKHDVRIFGYCDKVEELMAISDLMISKPGGVTTSEAMAMDLPILLYHSLPGQEEDNAEYLCRSGFALSAKSEKELIAQIENLVRDSAPLRWMKQRMKKYQTKTSSIDALHVIIEAARRGPLRNVTDSRTIQKQKEIEVSI from the coding sequence ATGAATAATCGCGAGAAAGATAAATACCTCATTCTTTCCGCTACATTTGGAGAGGGACATAAACAAGTGGCAAATGCGATAAGCGAGGCAGTAAATGAGATGGTTGCTGATGCTGAGCCTATTACCATGGATATCATGGAGTGGATTCATCCCAACCTCTATCCAATCAGCCACTATATTTATAAAAAAAGCATTAAGAAGTTTCCTCAAGTGTATAGCTTTTTGTATAAAAAAACTCGTGTAAAAAATTCGTTTTCCGTTAAGCTAAATTCGATCTTTTTATCGGGCATGCAAGCTGTGCTTAAAATCATACAGGAAATAAAACCGAAAGTAGTGGTTAGTACCTATCCATTTGCCGCCGGGATTATATCAAGATTAAAAGAGCAAGGGTTAATTGATATTCCAGCGGTAACCATCATCACAGATTATACGGATCATTCTTATTGGATTCATCCCTCTACAGATCAATATGTGGTAGGATCTGCTCGATTGCGTGATCAATTAATTGTGTTAGGGGTAGAGGCAAACAAAATTAAAAACACTGGAATACCTGTACGGAAAAGATTTATGGATGTTCTTCCAAAAGACCTTCTCTTAGATAAATATATGATCAATCCAAATATGTTCACCCTGCTCATCATGGGAGGGGGAGATGGATTTTTTGGAAAAGGGATTTCAACCTTTAAGGCATTAGAATCCATTTCCACACCGATTCAACTTTTTATAGTATGTGGTAAAAATAAGAAATTAAAAACACAATTAGAATGGGAATTAAAAGGCTCGAAGCATGACGTGAGAATTTTTGGATACTGTGACAAGGTTGAAGAATTAATGGCTATTTCAGATTTAATGATCAGCAAGCCGGGGGGAGTAACAACCTCTGAGGCAATGGCGATGGATTTACCAATACTGCTTTATCATTCGTTACCAGGACAAGAAGAAGACAATGCAGAGTATTTATGTCGTTCGGGATTCGCACTGTCTGCAAAGTCAGAAAAAGAGTTAATTGCGCAAATTGAAAATCTTGTCCGCGATTCAGCACCTTTAAGATGGATGAAACAAAGAATGAAAAAATATCAAACCAAAACATCATCCATAGACGCTCTCCATGTCATTATCGAAGCAGCAAGACGCGGTCCATTACGTAACGTAACAGATAGTAGAACGATACAAAAGCAAAAGGAGATAGAGGTGAGTATATAA
- a CDS encoding GerAB/ArcD/ProY family transporter, which translates to MATSLKSGVNTYVGGAISFCYIIYFVYIASRVLRDFEELLISSSYYVTSIITLGICMTFVLIYSTHLGIEAFARVTCLCFVVILLTLFILNILYVVGGYIKVENLQPVLANGWGNIGKELVPLGITVPFGELITFTMILPYLNKKNQAATIGLSAIIIGGIALTINSIILLCVLGPETVLRSSFPALTAVSYINIASFIQRLDTFILILMVILGFVKITIYFFCAVIGAADLFRMKPSVTNIYLIGGVIFFSSLMIAPSYQAHINEGLKIVPYLLHLPFHIAIPILLLITAYIKQKIKPTLS; encoded by the coding sequence CTGGCTACCTCATTAAAATCTGGGGTAAATACGTACGTAGGCGGTGCTATCAGCTTTTGTTATATTATATATTTTGTTTATATTGCTTCCAGAGTACTACGTGATTTTGAAGAATTACTAATTAGCTCTTCTTACTATGTTACATCGATTATTACACTGGGTATATGCATGACCTTTGTGTTAATTTATAGTACTCACTTAGGAATAGAAGCATTCGCACGAGTTACATGCTTATGTTTTGTTGTTATTTTACTGACTCTTTTTATATTAAATATTTTGTATGTAGTAGGAGGCTACATCAAGGTGGAGAACCTTCAACCCGTATTAGCGAATGGATGGGGAAACATAGGAAAAGAGTTAGTCCCTCTTGGCATTACTGTACCTTTCGGGGAATTGATTACCTTTACTATGATTCTTCCTTATTTAAATAAAAAAAATCAGGCCGCAACAATTGGTTTATCCGCCATTATAATAGGAGGAATTGCCTTAACCATTAATTCAATTATTCTTTTGTGTGTACTCGGACCAGAGACTGTTTTAAGATCCTCTTTCCCGGCTCTTACAGCTGTGAGTTACATTAACATAGCTAGTTTTATTCAAAGACTGGATACCTTTATTCTTATTCTCATGGTCATTTTAGGTTTTGTTAAAATAACCATCTATTTCTTTTGTGCAGTGATTGGCGCGGCTGATTTGTTTCGGATGAAACCTTCTGTTACAAACATTTATTTAATTGGCGGTGTTATTTTTTTCTCCTCACTGATGATTGCTCCTAGTTACCAAGCTCATATAAATGAAGGACTCAAAATTGTTCCTTATTTATTGCACCTCCCTTTTCATATAGCAATTCCCATCCTATTGCTGATTACAGCATATATAAAACAAAAAATAAAGCCTACCCTTTCATGA